A stretch of Shinella zoogloeoides DNA encodes these proteins:
- a CDS encoding MarR family winged helix-turn-helix transcriptional regulator has product MISRPDPDALGFVLIDVARMLRSAFERRIATAGLGLTPGEARALVRIATLEGSRQLEIAQRMGIEPMTLSTYLDRLQSLGFIERRADPADRRAKLIFTTPAANALIASIRVEQMELMQHVTSGIGEAELDLMGERLKRLRANLSALEEDSTALTLARETGR; this is encoded by the coding sequence ATGATCTCACGCCCCGATCCCGACGCCCTCGGTTTCGTCCTCATCGACGTTGCCCGCATGCTGCGTAGCGCCTTCGAGCGCCGCATCGCCACCGCCGGCCTCGGCCTCACGCCGGGCGAAGCACGCGCCCTCGTGCGCATCGCCACACTGGAGGGCAGCCGCCAGCTCGAGATCGCCCAGCGCATGGGTATCGAGCCGATGACGCTCTCCACCTATCTGGATCGCCTCCAGAGCCTCGGCTTCATCGAGCGCCGCGCGGATCCGGCGGATCGGCGCGCCAAGCTGATCTTCACCACGCCCGCCGCCAACGCGCTGATCGCAAGCATCCGCGTCGAGCAGATGGAGCTGATGCAGCATGTGACAAGCGGCATCGGCGAGGCGGAGCTGGACCTGATGGGCGAGCGACTGAAACGCCTGCGCGCCAATCTCTCCGCGCTGGAGGAGGACAGCACCGCCCTGACGCTGGCAAGGGAGACCGGCCGGTGA
- a CDS encoding multidrug effflux MFS transporter, with protein MSERRTSIISAFLVALGPVSMALYTPAMPELVHAFSSTESAIKLTLSFYFAGFALSQLVSGTMSDVLGRRKTTLIFMTVYLAGSLMAAFAPSVGALLAGRLVQGIGASVGMTVSRAIVRDQFTGTEAARIMNMVGMMLAIGPAVSPTLGGFALGLFGWQSIFFLMVGFALAACGAVYFCMAETTTPDPAKGRIGPILRGYRDLATSSRFVSATLVMAGAVGALYGQATMLPFVLIDRVGLTPTQFGVGMLMQSGFFFAGTVVVRLLMRRMTPARIVVPGLTFIGIASVLIACASHLLETPTFLSVMGPVGLYAFGIAFVMPYMMTAAMEPFPHIAGSASAAMGFVQMGSGFLAGLIAAAIGLPLFAFGTIIPSMGLMAILSYLWYRAVCGRDARLATEPAE; from the coding sequence ATGAGCGAGCGCCGCACGAGCATCATCAGCGCCTTCCTCGTGGCGCTCGGCCCCGTTTCCATGGCGCTCTACACGCCCGCCATGCCGGAGCTGGTGCATGCCTTCTCCTCCACGGAATCGGCGATCAAGCTGACCCTTTCCTTCTATTTCGCGGGCTTCGCCCTCTCACAACTCGTCTCCGGCACCATGTCGGACGTGCTCGGCCGGCGCAAGACGACGCTGATCTTCATGACCGTCTACCTCGCCGGCAGCCTCATGGCCGCCTTCGCCCCCAGCGTCGGCGCGCTGCTGGCCGGCCGTCTCGTGCAGGGCATCGGCGCCTCCGTCGGCATGACGGTCTCGCGCGCCATCGTGCGCGACCAGTTCACCGGCACCGAAGCCGCCCGCATCATGAACATGGTGGGCATGATGCTCGCCATCGGCCCGGCCGTCTCGCCCACGCTCGGCGGCTTCGCCCTCGGCCTGTTCGGCTGGCAGTCGATCTTCTTCCTGATGGTGGGTTTTGCGCTTGCCGCCTGCGGCGCGGTTTATTTCTGCATGGCCGAGACGACGACCCCCGACCCCGCCAAGGGCCGCATCGGCCCGATCCTGCGTGGCTACCGCGATCTTGCGACCAGCAGCCGTTTCGTCTCCGCCACGCTCGTCATGGCCGGCGCGGTCGGCGCACTCTACGGCCAGGCGACCATGCTGCCCTTCGTGCTGATCGACCGCGTCGGCCTGACGCCCACCCAGTTCGGCGTCGGCATGCTCATGCAATCCGGCTTCTTCTTCGCCGGAACGGTCGTCGTGCGCCTCCTGATGCGCAGGATGACGCCCGCCCGCATCGTCGTTCCCGGCCTCACCTTCATCGGCATCGCCAGCGTGCTGATCGCCTGCGCCTCGCACCTTCTGGAAACTCCGACCTTCCTCAGCGTCATGGGTCCGGTCGGCCTCTATGCCTTCGGCATCGCCTTCGTGATGCCCTACATGATGACCGCCGCCATGGAACCCTTCCCGCATATCGCCGGCTCGGCATCGGCAGCCATGGGCTTCGTCCAGATGGGGTCGGGCTTCCTCGCCGGCCTGATCGCCGCCGCCATCGGCCTGCCCCTCTTCGCCTTCGGCACCATCATTCCCTCGATGGGCCTGATGGCGATCCTCTCC
- a CDS encoding sensor histidine kinase — translation MTLFPTSSLRRRLLLWLLVSTAVIGTVALVDTYNEAVKTANTVSDRVLAGSALAIAERVVVTENGTLEVDIPYVALEMLTSAAQDRVFYRVDGPPGRFITGYQTLPTIAATEGRSIGFADATFRGEPIRIAVLQRSASTGINSVPFAVTVAETTIARRQLTQTILLRSALRLAMMIAGAAIIVWIAVTVSLRPLYRLSDAIAERNPNDLHPIEQRVPSEVQGLVDTVNSFMVRLQSALDALRHFSGNASHQLRTPLAIIRTQLALASRAGTLEEAQEAAQKGDAAVAHAERILAQLLLMAKIDAAGSNEPQKPAPIDIASLAQQLTADRVPAAADAGIDLGYEGDGPVPARAEPLLFGELLRNLMENAIAYAGPGAEVTVSVRATADGALLTVEDNGPGIAPERRNLVRQRFSRGEHRDAPGMGLGLPIVEEIAALFDAAMTLEDGPGGRGLRVAIRFPAAA, via the coding sequence TTGACCCTCTTCCCCACCTCCTCGCTGCGCCGCCGCCTCCTTCTCTGGCTGCTCGTCTCGACGGCGGTGATCGGCACCGTCGCCCTCGTCGATACCTATAACGAGGCGGTCAAGACGGCGAACACCGTCTCCGACCGCGTGCTCGCCGGCTCGGCGCTCGCCATCGCCGAGCGTGTCGTGGTGACGGAGAACGGCACGCTGGAGGTGGACATCCCCTATGTCGCGCTGGAAATGCTGACCTCGGCGGCGCAGGACCGCGTCTTCTACCGCGTCGACGGCCCGCCCGGCCGCTTCATCACCGGCTACCAGACCCTGCCGACCATCGCGGCCACGGAGGGCCGGTCCATCGGCTTTGCGGATGCGACCTTCCGCGGCGAGCCGATCCGCATCGCCGTGCTGCAACGCTCGGCCTCGACGGGCATCAACTCCGTGCCTTTCGCCGTGACGGTGGCCGAAACCACCATCGCCCGCCGCCAGCTCACCCAGACGATCCTCCTGCGCTCGGCGCTGCGTCTCGCCATGATGATCGCGGGCGCCGCCATCATCGTCTGGATCGCCGTCACCGTCTCGCTGCGCCCGCTCTATCGCCTCAGCGACGCCATCGCCGAGCGCAACCCCAACGACCTGCATCCCATCGAGCAGCGCGTGCCGAGCGAGGTGCAGGGCCTCGTCGATACCGTCAATTCCTTCATGGTGCGCCTGCAATCGGCGCTCGACGCGCTGCGCCACTTCTCCGGCAATGCCAGCCACCAGCTCCGCACGCCGCTCGCCATCATCCGCACGCAACTTGCGCTCGCCAGCCGCGCCGGCACGCTGGAAGAGGCGCAGGAGGCCGCGCAGAAGGGCGACGCCGCCGTCGCCCATGCCGAACGCATCCTCGCCCAGCTTCTGTTGATGGCGAAGATCGACGCCGCCGGTTCCAACGAGCCGCAGAAACCCGCGCCCATCGACATCGCCTCCCTCGCCCAGCAGCTTACCGCCGACCGCGTGCCCGCCGCGGCGGATGCCGGCATCGACCTCGGCTATGAGGGCGACGGCCCGGTTCCGGCCCGCGCCGAACCGCTGCTTTTCGGCGAACTCCTGCGCAATCTCATGGAAAACGCCATCGCCTATGCCGGTCCCGGCGCGGAGGTGACGGTGAGCGTGCGCGCCACCGCCGACGGCGCGCTGCTGACCGTCGAGGACAACGGCCCGGGCATCGCCCCCGAGCGGCGGAACCTCGTGCGCCAGCGCTTCTCGCGCGGCGAGCATCGCGATGCGCCGGGCATGGGGCTGGGCCTGCCCATCGTGGAGGAGATCGCCGCCCTCTTCGATGCGGCGATGACGCTGGAGGACGGTCCGGGCGGGCGCGGGCTTCGTGTGGCGATCCGCTTTCCCGCCGCCGCTTAG
- a CDS encoding LysE family translocator, with the protein MTGSMLFGAFMAALLYVLIPGPAFLALLGIGAGQGRKAGALFMGGHLAGDLVWSSLALVAIVGAKTIGTMVFDVLGLFCGFYLAWIGWSALRAKARQDGAAVMTVERPLRRGLIFGLTNPKGYPVALATFTALLASSSNALDFDALPALLGVSFLGFLVADVILIAIIGARMVRTFYRRHELAIVRMSGLLFMGFAVQAVWHAAPGLLGWRKP; encoded by the coding sequence ATGACCGGTTCGATGCTATTCGGCGCCTTCATGGCTGCTCTGCTCTATGTGCTTATCCCCGGCCCGGCCTTTCTCGCCTTGCTCGGCATCGGCGCCGGCCAGGGGCGCAAGGCGGGGGCCCTGTTCATGGGCGGGCACCTTGCGGGCGACCTCGTCTGGTCGAGCCTCGCCCTTGTCGCCATCGTCGGCGCCAAGACGATCGGTACCATGGTCTTCGATGTGCTCGGCCTCTTCTGCGGCTTCTATCTGGCCTGGATCGGCTGGTCGGCGCTGCGCGCGAAGGCCCGGCAGGACGGCGCGGCCGTGATGACGGTGGAGCGGCCGCTGAGACGCGGGCTGATCTTCGGCCTGACCAACCCGAAGGGTTATCCGGTGGCGCTCGCCACCTTCACGGCCCTGCTCGCCAGTTCCTCCAATGCGCTCGATTTCGATGCCTTGCCGGCGCTGCTTGGCGTGTCGTTCCTCGGCTTCCTCGTCGCGGATGTCATCCTGATCGCCATTATCGGCGCGCGCATGGTGCGCACCTTCTACCGGCGGCACGAGCTGGCGATCGTGCGCATGTCCGGCCTGCTCTTCATGGGCTTTGCCGTGCAGGCCGTCTGGCACGCGGCGCCCGGCCTTCTCGGCTGGCGGAAGCCCTAG
- a CDS encoding response regulator produces MRILLVEDNEALADGLSAILKGTGHAVDVVRDGASADAAIASENFDLVILDLTLPEMDGLDVLRAMRARSSKASVLILTARGAPEERVRGLDLGADDYMIKPFDISEFEARVRMLLRRQAGLRSAAITFGGVALDLNSRTFSAEGAPLDIPARELGLLEILFMRAGKVVAKEAIMQSLAAFDDDLSANAIEQYVSRLRKRLAPHGLTVRTARGIGYYLDKASAA; encoded by the coding sequence GTGCGCATTCTACTGGTCGAGGACAACGAAGCCCTGGCGGATGGCCTGTCCGCCATCCTCAAGGGCACCGGCCATGCGGTGGACGTGGTGCGCGACGGCGCCTCCGCCGACGCCGCCATCGCGTCTGAAAATTTCGACCTCGTCATCCTCGACCTGACGCTGCCGGAAATGGACGGTCTCGACGTGCTGCGCGCCATGCGCGCGCGCTCCAGCAAGGCTTCAGTGCTGATCCTGACGGCGCGCGGCGCGCCGGAGGAGCGGGTGCGCGGCCTCGATCTCGGCGCCGACGACTATATGATCAAGCCCTTCGACATTTCCGAATTCGAGGCGCGCGTGCGCATGCTGCTGCGCCGGCAGGCGGGCCTGCGTTCCGCCGCCATCACCTTTGGCGGCGTCGCGCTCGACCTCAATTCGCGCACCTTCTCGGCCGAGGGCGCGCCGCTCGACATTCCCGCCCGCGAACTCGGCCTCCTCGAAATCCTCTTCATGCGCGCCGGCAAGGTGGTCGCCAAGGAGGCGATCATGCAGTCGCTCGCCGCCTTCGACGACGACCTTTCCGCCAACGCCATCGAGCAATATGTGAGCCGGCTAAGAAAGCGCCTTGCCCCGCATGGCCTGACCGTGCGCACGGCCCGCGGCATCGGCTATTATCTCGACAAGGCGAGCGCGGCTTGA